The following proteins come from a genomic window of Streptomyces sp. NBC_01716:
- the nirD gene encoding nitrite reductase small subunit NirD codes for MNAPTLQLLVGEDWLPVCERSALIAGRGVAALLPDGRQAALFVDRAGRTYAIDNRDPYSGAQVLSRGLTGTRDGRAYVASPLLKQCFDLETGRCLDDDSVAVTVYASRVGH; via the coding sequence ATGAACGCGCCCACTCTTCAACTCCTCGTCGGCGAGGACTGGTTGCCGGTCTGTGAGCGGTCCGCGCTGATCGCGGGCCGTGGGGTGGCCGCGCTGCTGCCGGACGGCCGGCAGGCCGCGCTCTTCGTGGACCGCGCGGGCCGTACGTACGCGATCGACAACCGCGACCCGTACTCCGGCGCCCAGGTGCTCTCGCGTGGGCTGACCGGCACCAGGGACGGCCGCGCCTATGTGGCGTCGCCACTCCTCAAGCAGTGTTTCGACCTGGAGACGGGCCGGTGCCTGGACGACGACTCGGTGGCGGTGACGGTCTATGCCTCACGCGTCGGCCATTGA
- a CDS encoding alkaline phosphatase PhoX: MERRNFLRGAVIGTSAAALGGTLWRGAAYADPAQPGAGPYGALAAADGNNIRLPAGFSSRVVARSGQTVPGTSYIWHNAPDGGACYADGSGWIYVSNSEINPSGGAGAVRFSAAGAITGAYRILSGTRQNCAGGSTPWNTWLSCEEVDRGYVYETDPWGVKAAVRHDAMGRFKHEAAAADPERRVIYLTEDETNGCFYRFTPASWGDLSSGTLEVLRAGTATSGSFTWATVPDPDGSPTATRSQVSGAKRFNGGEGCYYANGSVWFTTKGDNRVWRVDPAAGTYELAYDDSLVSGGGAPLTGVDNVTGSSSGDLFVAEDGGNLEICVITPDDVVAPFLRVGGQSGSEITGPAFSPDGSRLYFSSQRGTSGSSSGGITYEVTGPFRT, translated from the coding sequence GTGGAACGTCGCAATTTTCTGCGTGGAGCGGTCATCGGAACCTCCGCGGCCGCACTCGGCGGCACACTCTGGCGCGGCGCGGCCTACGCCGACCCCGCGCAGCCCGGCGCGGGACCGTACGGCGCGCTCGCGGCGGCCGACGGCAACAACATCCGGCTGCCCGCCGGGTTCAGCAGCAGAGTCGTCGCGCGGTCCGGGCAGACGGTGCCCGGTACGTCGTACATCTGGCACAACGCCCCTGACGGCGGCGCCTGTTACGCCGACGGCAGCGGCTGGATCTATGTCTCCAACTCGGAGATCAACCCGTCCGGCGGCGCGGGCGCGGTCCGTTTCTCCGCGGCGGGCGCGATCACCGGCGCGTACCGGATCCTCTCCGGCACCCGGCAGAACTGCGCGGGCGGCAGCACCCCGTGGAACACCTGGCTCTCCTGCGAGGAGGTGGACCGCGGGTATGTGTACGAGACCGACCCGTGGGGCGTGAAAGCGGCGGTACGGCACGACGCGATGGGCCGGTTCAAGCACGAGGCCGCGGCGGCCGACCCGGAGCGCCGGGTGATCTATCTGACCGAGGACGAGACGAACGGGTGCTTCTACCGCTTCACGCCCGCCAGTTGGGGCGATCTCTCCTCGGGCACCCTTGAGGTGCTGCGGGCCGGCACCGCCACCTCGGGCTCCTTCACCTGGGCGACGGTGCCGGACCCGGACGGCTCGCCGACCGCGACCCGGTCCCAGGTCTCGGGCGCCAAGCGGTTCAACGGCGGCGAGGGCTGCTACTACGCGAATGGCTCGGTGTGGTTCACCACGAAGGGCGACAACCGCGTCTGGCGGGTCGATCCGGCCGCGGGTACCTATGAGTTGGCGTACGACGACTCGCTCGTCAGCGGCGGCGGTGCCCCGCTGACCGGCGTCGACAACGTCACCGGTTCGTCGTCCGGCGATCTGTTCGTCGCCGAGGACGGCGGGAACCTGGAGATCTGCGTGATCACCCCCGATGACGTCGTCGCGCCGTTCCTGCGCGTCGGCGGGCAGTCGGGCTCGGAGATCACCGGTCCGGCCTTCTCGCCGGACGGGTCGCGGCTGTACTTCTCCAGCCAGCGCGGTACGAGCGGCAGTTCGTCGGGCGGCATCACCTACGAGGTGACGGGGCCGTTCCGCACGTAG
- a CDS encoding TetR/AcrR family transcriptional regulator — protein MARTKEFDPDAALQLALELFWRRGYEATSMADLVEHLGIGRASIYATFGNKHELYLKALDRYSESRDPSLLDALSKPGPALPAVRAMVRGFAAEAGTEPGREKGCFVTNTAAELGPHDREAARRVELSWRHIETLMHAALVRARNQHELPADRDPRALARMLLVLMQGLRVVGKTSGDPARVRDAAEQALALLD, from the coding sequence GTGGCCAGGACCAAGGAATTCGATCCGGACGCCGCACTCCAGTTGGCCCTTGAGCTGTTCTGGCGGCGCGGCTACGAGGCGACGTCCATGGCGGACCTCGTCGAGCACCTGGGCATCGGGCGCGCCAGCATCTACGCGACGTTCGGCAACAAGCACGAGCTGTATCTGAAGGCGCTGGACCGGTACAGCGAGTCGCGCGACCCGTCGCTGCTCGACGCCCTGTCGAAGCCGGGTCCCGCGCTGCCCGCGGTACGGGCGATGGTGCGGGGGTTCGCCGCCGAGGCAGGCACCGAGCCGGGGCGCGAGAAGGGCTGCTTCGTGACCAACACGGCGGCCGAGCTCGGGCCGCACGACCGCGAGGCGGCCCGCCGGGTCGAGTTGAGCTGGCGGCACATCGAGACCCTGATGCACGCGGCCCTCGTCCGGGCCCGGAACCAGCACGAGCTGCCGGCGGACCGCGATCCGCGCGCGCTGGCGCGGATGCTGCTCGTACTGATGCAGGGCCTGCGGGTGGTCGGCAAGACCTCCGGGGACCCCGCGCGGGTCCGTGACGCGGCCGAGCAGGCGCTGGCCCTGCTGGACTGA
- the ppdK gene encoding pyruvate, phosphate dikinase, producing the protein MSRSKDTHAATDTAPQDQKFVYDFTEGNKDLKGLLGGKGANLAEMTNLGLPVPPGFTITSEACKVYLGTGAEPPALRAEVSRHLDALEGRMGKKLGQSDDPLLVSVRSGAKFSMPGMMDTVLNIGLSDKSVAGLAKQSGDERFAWDSYRRLIQMFGKTVLGVDGDHFEEALEEAKRAKKAATDIDLDAGDLKKLVKQFKKIVARDAGRDFPQDPREQMDLAICSVFESWNTDRAKLYRRQERIPGDLGTAVNICSMVFGNLGPDSGTGVAFTRDPASGHQGVYGDYLQNAQGEDVVAGIRNTVPLADLESIDKKSYDRLLQIMEILETHYRDLCDIEFTIERGELWMLQTRVGKRTAGAAFRIATQLVDQGLINQAEALQRVNGAQLAQLMFPRFDDGAKAELLGRGIAASPGAAVGKAVFDSYTAVKWSRSGEKVILIRRETNPDDLDGMIAAEGILTSRGGKTSHAAVVARGMGKTCVCGAEELEVDTKRRRMTAGRTVIEEGDVVSVDGSTGKVYLGEVPVVPSPVVEYFEGRMHAGADDADELVEAVHRMMAYADRRRRLRVRANADNTEDALRARRFGAQGIGLCRTEHMFLGERRSMVEKLILADTDDEREQALKNLLPLQRKDFVELFEAMDGLPVTVRLLDPPLHEFLPDITELSVRVALAEARKDHNENDLRLLQAVHKLHEQNPMLGLRGVRLGLVIPGLFAMQVRAIAEAVAERKRAKGDPRAEIMIPLVGTVQELEIVRDEAEQVIAEVRRTSGADLRLALGTMIELPRAALTAGQIAEAAEFFSFGTNDLTQTVWGFSRDDVEASFFTAYLEKGIFGVSPFETIDRDGVGALVRDASEAGRRTRPDLKLGICGEHGGDPESVHFFHEVGLDYVSCSPFRIPVARLEAGRAAAMSDGSGHSR; encoded by the coding sequence GTGTCGAGAAGCAAAGACACCCACGCAGCGACAGACACCGCCCCGCAGGACCAGAAGTTCGTCTACGACTTCACCGAGGGCAACAAGGATCTCAAGGGCCTGCTCGGCGGCAAGGGCGCCAACCTCGCCGAGATGACCAACCTCGGCCTGCCCGTCCCTCCGGGCTTCACGATCACCAGCGAGGCGTGCAAGGTCTACCTCGGCACCGGCGCCGAGCCGCCCGCCCTGCGCGCGGAGGTCAGCCGGCACCTCGACGCCCTCGAAGGCAGGATGGGCAAGAAGCTCGGCCAGTCCGACGACCCGCTGCTCGTCTCCGTACGGTCCGGCGCCAAGTTCTCCATGCCCGGGATGATGGACACCGTCCTCAACATCGGCCTCTCGGACAAGTCCGTCGCCGGTCTCGCCAAACAGTCCGGCGACGAGCGCTTCGCCTGGGACTCCTACCGGCGGCTCATCCAGATGTTCGGCAAGACCGTCCTCGGTGTCGACGGCGACCACTTCGAGGAGGCGCTGGAGGAGGCCAAGCGGGCGAAGAAGGCCGCCACCGACATCGACCTCGACGCCGGCGATCTGAAGAAGCTGGTCAAGCAGTTCAAGAAGATCGTCGCGCGCGACGCGGGCCGCGACTTCCCGCAGGACCCGCGTGAGCAGATGGATCTCGCCATCTGCTCCGTCTTCGAGTCCTGGAACACCGACCGCGCCAAGCTCTACCGCCGCCAGGAGCGCATCCCCGGCGACCTCGGCACCGCCGTCAACATCTGCTCCATGGTCTTCGGCAACCTCGGCCCGGACTCCGGCACCGGTGTCGCCTTCACCCGCGACCCGGCCTCCGGCCACCAGGGGGTGTACGGCGACTACCTCCAGAACGCGCAGGGTGAGGACGTCGTCGCCGGTATCCGCAACACCGTGCCGCTCGCCGATCTGGAGTCCATCGACAAGAAGTCGTACGACCGGCTGCTGCAGATCATGGAGATCCTGGAGACGCACTACCGGGACCTCTGCGACATCGAATTCACCATCGAGCGCGGTGAGTTGTGGATGCTCCAGACCCGCGTCGGCAAGCGCACCGCCGGCGCCGCCTTCCGGATCGCGACCCAGCTCGTCGACCAGGGGCTGATCAACCAGGCGGAGGCGCTCCAGCGGGTCAACGGGGCGCAGCTGGCGCAGCTGATGTTCCCGCGCTTCGACGACGGGGCGAAAGCCGAGCTGCTGGGGCGCGGGATCGCCGCGTCACCCGGTGCCGCCGTCGGCAAGGCCGTCTTCGACTCGTACACCGCGGTCAAGTGGTCGCGCTCCGGCGAAAAGGTCATTCTCATCCGCCGTGAGACCAACCCCGACGACCTGGACGGCATGATCGCCGCCGAGGGCATCCTGACCTCGCGGGGCGGCAAGACCTCGCACGCCGCCGTGGTCGCCCGCGGTATGGGCAAGACCTGTGTCTGCGGCGCGGAGGAGCTGGAGGTCGACACCAAGCGGCGCCGGATGACCGCCGGCAGGACCGTCATCGAGGAGGGCGACGTCGTCTCCGTCGACGGCTCGACCGGCAAGGTCTACCTCGGCGAGGTGCCGGTCGTCCCCTCGCCGGTGGTCGAGTACTTCGAGGGCCGGATGCACGCGGGCGCCGACGACGCCGACGAACTGGTCGAGGCCGTGCACCGGATGATGGCGTACGCCGACCGCCGCCGGCGGCTGCGGGTGCGCGCCAACGCCGACAACACCGAGGACGCGCTGCGGGCCCGCCGCTTCGGCGCGCAGGGCATCGGACTGTGCCGCACGGAGCACATGTTCCTCGGTGAACGCCGGTCCATGGTCGAGAAGTTGATCCTCGCGGACACCGACGACGAGCGCGAGCAGGCCCTCAAGAACCTGCTGCCGCTCCAGCGGAAGGACTTCGTCGAGCTGTTCGAGGCGATGGACGGACTGCCCGTCACCGTACGGCTGCTGGACCCGCCGCTGCATGAGTTCCTGCCCGACATCACGGAGTTGTCGGTACGGGTCGCACTCGCCGAGGCCCGTAAGGACCACAACGAGAACGACCTGCGGCTGCTCCAGGCCGTGCACAAACTGCACGAGCAGAACCCGATGCTCGGACTGCGCGGCGTACGGCTCGGCCTGGTCATCCCCGGACTGTTCGCGATGCAGGTGCGGGCCATCGCCGAGGCAGTGGCCGAGCGCAAGCGCGCCAAGGGCGACCCGCGCGCCGAGATCATGATCCCGCTCGTCGGCACGGTGCAGGAGCTGGAGATCGTCCGCGACGAGGCAGAGCAGGTCATCGCCGAGGTACGGCGCACCAGCGGCGCCGATCTCAGGCTGGCGCTCGGCACGATGATCGAACTGCCGCGTGCCGCGCTGACGGCGGGTCAGATCGCGGAGGCCGCCGAGTTCTTCTCCTTCGGTACGAACGACCTCACCCAGACCGTGTGGGGCTTCTCCCGTGACGACGTCGAGGCGAGCTTCTTCACCGCCTACCTGGAGAAGGGCATCTTCGGGGTCTCCCCGTTCGAGACCATCGACAGGGACGGCGTCGGCGCGCTCGTGCGCGACGCGAGCGAGGCCGGCCGCAGGACGCGGCCCGATCTGAAGCTGGGGATCTGCGGTGAGCACGGGGGCGACCCCGAGTCGGTGCACTTCTTCCACGAGGTGGGCCTGGACTACGTGTCCTGCTCGCCGTTCCGGATCCCCGTGGCGCGTCTGGAGGCCGGGCGGGCGGCGGCGATGTCGGACGGCTCCGGCCACTCACGCTGA
- a CDS encoding HAD family hydrolase, with product MPLQGRRGGRVVRTKPYPDPYRAAAERFGVATGACVAVEDSPDGTASAEAAGCPVLVVPSLLPVAPGEGRYFASSLEDVDPAVLERVILATSDRSFAQTSG from the coding sequence GTGCCGCTCCAAGGGCGCCGCGGCGGCCGAGTTGTACGGACCAAGCCGTACCCGGATCCCTACCGGGCCGCGGCCGAGCGTTTCGGTGTCGCGACGGGCGCGTGTGTGGCCGTGGAGGACTCGCCGGACGGCACGGCATCCGCCGAGGCCGCCGGGTGCCCCGTTCTTGTCGTCCCCTCGCTCCTGCCGGTGGCGCCGGGGGAGGGCCGGTATTTCGCGAGCAGCCTGGAGGACGTGGATCCGGCGGTGCTGGAGCGCGTGATTCTCGCCACGTCTGATAGATCCTTCGCTCAGACGAGCGGTTGA
- the nirB gene encoding nitrite reductase large subunit NirB — MPDTTSLPTIVVVGHGMVGQRFLEALAERGTTGRARIVVLCEEPRPAYDRVRLTSYFSGRTPDELSLVEPDFMARHGIELYLDDPAESVDRATRTVTSRTGLTFTYDTLVLATGSFPFVPPVPGRDATGCFVYRTIEDLLAIEEYAKTARTGAVVGGGLLGLEAAGALQGLQLDTHIVEFAPRLMPVQVDDGGGAALLRTIEGMGLTVHTGVGTQEVTTDAAGAVNGMVLSDGSVLAADLVVFSAGVRPRDALARDAGLRVGERGGIAVDERCRTSDPRIFAIGECALTSDGRVYGLVAPGYEMARTAADAIAEVTEDAAEFTGADLSTKLKLLGVDVASFGDAHGASPGCLDVVYADSRSGVYKKVVVGADGALLGGVLVGDADAYGMLRPLTGSVPPVPPEQLVLPPGAGTPAALGPASLPDSAVICSCHNVTKGAITACATLPEVKQCTKAGTGCGSCVKVIGRLLPTAGDGGLCGCFPHTRGELYEIVRTLRVTSYASLLDSHGRESARGGDGCEICKPAVGSIIASLAPTLGLSGHVLDGEQAALQDTNDHFLANLQRNGSYSIVPRIPGGEITPAKLIVIGEVARDFGLYTKITGGQRIDLFGARVDQLPRIWERLVAAGFESGHAYGKALRTVKSCVGQTWCRYGVQDSVRMAIDLELRYRGLRAPHKLKSAVSGCARECAEARGKDFGIIATAEGWNLYVGGNGGAEPRHADLLARDLDDESLVRLIDRFLMFYIRTADRLERTSAWLGRIEGGLDHVRDVVVHDSLGLCDELERLMADHVTGYRDEWAETLGDPERLRRFVSFVNAPDAPDPTVRFVPERDQMKPDLTFLTLEGVSAR, encoded by the coding sequence ATGCCCGACACAACGTCCCTGCCCACCATCGTGGTCGTCGGCCACGGCATGGTCGGCCAGCGGTTCCTCGAAGCCCTCGCCGAGCGCGGCACGACCGGTCGGGCACGGATCGTGGTGCTCTGCGAGGAGCCGCGCCCCGCCTACGACCGGGTCCGGCTGACCTCGTACTTCTCCGGCCGGACTCCGGACGAACTCTCCCTGGTGGAGCCGGACTTCATGGCCCGGCACGGCATCGAGCTGTATCTGGACGACCCGGCGGAGTCCGTCGACCGCGCCACGCGCACGGTCACCTCGCGCACCGGGCTCACGTTCACGTACGACACGCTCGTGCTGGCGACCGGCTCGTTCCCGTTCGTCCCGCCCGTGCCGGGCAGGGACGCGACCGGCTGTTTCGTCTACCGCACGATCGAGGACCTGCTGGCGATCGAGGAGTACGCGAAGACCGCCCGCACCGGCGCCGTGGTGGGCGGCGGGCTGCTGGGTCTGGAGGCGGCAGGTGCGTTGCAGGGGCTTCAACTCGACACCCACATCGTGGAGTTCGCGCCCCGGCTGATGCCGGTCCAGGTGGACGACGGCGGCGGCGCCGCGCTGCTGCGCACGATCGAGGGCATGGGGCTGACCGTCCATACGGGCGTCGGCACACAGGAGGTGACGACGGACGCGGCGGGTGCCGTCAACGGCATGGTCCTGTCGGACGGTTCGGTCCTGGCGGCCGATCTCGTCGTCTTCTCGGCGGGTGTACGGCCCCGGGACGCGCTCGCGCGCGACGCGGGGCTGCGGGTCGGCGAGCGCGGCGGCATCGCGGTCGACGAGCGGTGCCGTACGTCGGACCCCCGGATCTTCGCGATCGGCGAGTGCGCGCTCACATCCGACGGGCGGGTGTACGGGCTGGTGGCACCCGGCTACGAGATGGCGCGGACAGCGGCGGACGCGATCGCCGAAGTCACCGAGGACGCGGCCGAGTTCACCGGGGCCGACCTCTCCACGAAGCTCAAGCTGCTCGGGGTGGACGTCGCCTCGTTCGGCGACGCGCACGGCGCCTCCCCCGGCTGCCTCGATGTCGTCTACGCGGACTCCCGCTCGGGCGTCTACAAGAAGGTCGTCGTCGGCGCGGACGGGGCGCTGCTCGGTGGCGTGCTCGTCGGTGACGCGGACGCCTACGGGATGCTGCGCCCGCTGACCGGTTCCGTGCCGCCGGTACCGCCGGAACAGCTCGTCCTGCCGCCGGGGGCCGGCACGCCGGCCGCGCTCGGTCCGGCGTCGCTGCCCGACAGTGCCGTGATCTGCAGCTGCCACAATGTGACCAAGGGCGCGATCACCGCGTGCGCGACGCTGCCTGAGGTGAAGCAGTGCACCAAGGCCGGTACGGGCTGCGGCAGTTGTGTGAAGGTGATCGGCCGGCTGCTGCCCACGGCGGGCGACGGCGGACTCTGCGGCTGCTTCCCGCACACCCGCGGCGAGTTGTACGAGATCGTGCGGACCCTGCGCGTGACCTCGTACGCGTCGCTGCTCGACTCGCACGGCCGCGAGAGCGCGCGCGGCGGTGACGGCTGTGAGATCTGCAAGCCGGCCGTCGGCTCGATCATCGCCTCGCTCGCGCCGACGCTCGGGCTGAGCGGCCATGTCCTGGACGGCGAACAGGCCGCGCTCCAGGACACGAACGACCACTTCCTCGCCAACTTGCAGCGCAACGGCTCGTACTCGATCGTGCCGCGTATCCCGGGCGGTGAGATCACCCCGGCGAAACTGATCGTGATCGGTGAGGTGGCACGGGACTTCGGGCTCTACACGAAGATCACGGGCGGCCAGCGCATCGATCTGTTCGGTGCGCGGGTCGATCAACTGCCACGGATCTGGGAGCGGTTGGTGGCCGCGGGCTTCGAGTCGGGGCACGCGTACGGAAAGGCGCTGCGCACGGTGAAGTCGTGCGTCGGCCAGACCTGGTGCCGTTACGGGGTGCAGGACTCGGTCCGGATGGCCATCGATCTGGAGCTGCGCTACCGGGGGCTGCGCGCACCGCACAAGCTCAAGTCGGCGGTCTCGGGCTGCGCCCGGGAGTGCGCGGAGGCGCGCGGCAAGGACTTCGGGATCATCGCGACTGCGGAGGGCTGGAATCTGTACGTCGGCGGCAACGGCGGCGCCGAGCCGCGCCACGCGGATCTGCTGGCGCGGGATCTGGACGACGAGTCGCTGGTGCGGCTGATCGACCGCTTTCTGATGTTCTACATCCGCACCGCCGACCGTCTTGAGCGCACCTCGGCGTGGCTCGGCCGGATCGAGGGCGGCCTCGACCATGTGCGGGACGTGGTCGTGCACGACTCGCTGGGGCTCTGCGACGAGCTGGAGCGGCTGATGGCCGACCATGTCACCGGCTACCGGGACGAGTGGGCCGAGACGCTGGGGGACCCGGAGCGGCTGCGGCGCTTCGTCTCCTTCGTCAACGCGCCGGACGCGCCGGATCCGACGGTGCGGTTCGTGCCCGAGCGCGACCAGATGAAGCCGGATCTGACGTTTCTGACGCTGGAAGGGGTCTCCGCCCGATGA
- a CDS encoding SDR family NAD(P)-dependent oxidoreductase, which produces MSARFTDKTVLVTGAGSGIGRAVAVAFAAEGAGLVLAGRGAVPLEETRTLITAAGGDALVVTADVSRARDVRALVRTAVDHFGRLDVAVNNAGIFRGGTPVADLPAEDWQAMLDINVTGVLHCLQAEIAQMRADGGGAVVNISSNLGAHKRIPHMAGYLASKAAVSTLTRAAALDHIRDGVRINAVSPGASDTTMSLHPGETPADRAARMREQSPLGRVSATKEVAAAVLYLASPDAASVVGTDLVIDGGAAA; this is translated from the coding sequence ATGTCCGCTCGCTTCACCGACAAGACCGTCCTCGTCACCGGCGCCGGTTCCGGCATAGGCCGCGCCGTCGCCGTGGCGTTCGCGGCCGAAGGCGCCGGGCTCGTCCTCGCCGGGCGTGGCGCCGTGCCGCTGGAGGAGACCAGGACCCTGATCACGGCGGCGGGCGGCGACGCGCTCGTCGTCACCGCCGACGTCTCGCGCGCGCGGGACGTACGGGCCCTCGTGCGGACGGCGGTCGACCACTTCGGCCGGCTCGACGTCGCCGTCAACAACGCGGGGATCTTCCGGGGCGGCACGCCCGTCGCCGACCTCCCGGCCGAGGACTGGCAGGCGATGCTCGACATCAACGTCACCGGCGTCCTGCACTGCCTCCAGGCCGAGATCGCCCAGATGCGGGCAGACGGCGGCGGCGCCGTCGTCAACATCTCCTCCAACCTCGGCGCGCACAAGCGCATCCCGCACATGGCGGGCTATCTCGCCTCCAAGGCGGCCGTCTCCACGCTGACCCGCGCCGCCGCCCTGGACCACATCCGGGACGGCGTCAGGATCAACGCCGTCAGCCCCGGCGCCTCGGACACCACGATGTCGCTGCACCCCGGCGAGACCCCGGCCGACCGGGCCGCCCGGATGAGGGAGCAGTCGCCGCTCGGGCGGGTGTCGGCGACGAAGGAGGTGGCGGCGGCCGTGCTGTATCTCGCCTCGCCGGACGCGGCGTCCGTCGTGGGGACGGACCTTGTCATCGACGGCGGTGCGGCGGCCTGA
- a CDS encoding ArsR/SmtB family transcription factor: MLRIHFTGRDLGGVRMAAGPDPLWETILSFHRLRDRRGALVFGEWRAEARAKLKGETRLLNALVPRRGYFPDFLTPPESRFGLVDGLEALRATPGERVRTELALLPAGPAARPGRTAALADGGPAELGRLAGTLRAYHQAAVEPYWPHIRARAEADRVVRGRALLDGGTDELLATLPPMLRWRAPVLEADYPVDRELRLDGRGLLLQPSYFCRVTPVVYRDPALPPVLVYPVTYADTPVASGHGGRGAGASLGRLVGRTRSAVLGAIEHGTTTSELARRADVSLASASQHACVLREAGLVVTLRHGNAVLHTLTPLGAALLRGGAQKLPGRSRKSDGGADVTDGSDYVRNGPVTS; the protein is encoded by the coding sequence GTGCTGCGAATTCATTTCACGGGGAGAGACCTCGGCGGGGTCAGGATGGCCGCCGGTCCCGATCCGTTGTGGGAAACGATTCTCAGCTTTCACCGATTGCGGGACCGGCGGGGCGCACTCGTTTTCGGGGAATGGCGCGCGGAAGCACGGGCGAAGTTGAAGGGTGAAACACGTCTGCTCAACGCGCTCGTGCCCCGCCGGGGCTATTTCCCGGATTTCCTGACGCCACCGGAGAGCCGATTCGGGCTCGTGGACGGGCTGGAGGCGCTGCGCGCGACCCCCGGGGAGCGGGTCCGTACGGAACTGGCCCTGCTGCCTGCCGGACCGGCCGCCCGCCCCGGCAGGACCGCCGCCCTCGCCGACGGCGGCCCGGCGGAGCTGGGCCGGCTCGCCGGGACGCTGCGCGCGTATCACCAGGCGGCGGTGGAGCCGTACTGGCCGCACATCAGGGCACGCGCCGAGGCGGACCGTGTCGTCCGGGGCCGGGCGCTGCTCGACGGGGGTACGGACGAACTGCTCGCCACGCTCCCGCCGATGCTCCGCTGGCGTGCCCCGGTCCTGGAGGCCGACTACCCGGTGGACCGCGAACTGCGGCTGGACGGGCGGGGGTTGCTGCTCCAGCCCTCGTACTTCTGCCGGGTGACACCGGTCGTCTACCGCGACCCGGCGCTGCCGCCGGTGCTCGTCTACCCCGTCACGTACGCGGACACCCCGGTCGCATCCGGCCACGGCGGGCGGGGCGCCGGAGCGTCACTCGGCCGGCTCGTCGGCCGTACGCGCTCGGCCGTTCTGGGCGCGATCGAGCACGGCACGACCACCAGCGAACTCGCCCGCAGGGCAGACGTGTCACTCGCCTCGGCGAGCCAGCACGCGTGCGTCCTGCGCGAGGCGGGCCTCGTGGTGACCCTGCGGCACGGCAACGCCGTCCTGCACACGCTCACACCGCTGGGCGCCGCCCTGTTGCGTGGCGGCGCCCAGAAGCTGCCCGGCCGGTCCAGGAAGTCGGACGGCGGGGCGGACGTGACGGACGGGTCGGACTACGTGCGGAACGGCCCCGTCACCTCGTAG
- the dusB gene encoding tRNA dihydrouridine synthase DusB: MRDNGRMTAPLAPSPAPPRAPATGPLPAGPLAVGPYTVRPPVVLAPMAGITNAPFRTLCREFSGGKGLFVSEMITTRALVERNEKTMQLIRFDATETPRSIQLYGVDPVTVGKAVRMIADEGLADHIDLNFGCPVPKVTRKGGGSALPYKRPLLRAILHEAVSNAGDLPVTMKMRKGIDDGHLTYLDAGRIAVEEGVTAIALHGRTAAQHYGGSADWDAIARLKEHVPEIPVLGNGDIWSADDALRMVRETGCDGVVVGRGCLGRPWIFGDLVAAFEGTGEVARPALREVAGVMRRHAELLGEWIGDEARGVIDFRKHVAWYLKGFSVGSELRKKLAVTSSLAELDALLGELNLDQPWPDGADGPRGRTSGNNRVVLPDGWLKDPYDRAGIGAEAELDTSGG; the protein is encoded by the coding sequence ATGCGCGACAATGGACGGATGACCGCTCCGCTCGCCCCGTCCCCCGCACCTCCCCGCGCGCCCGCCACCGGCCCGCTTCCCGCGGGTCCGCTCGCCGTCGGCCCGTACACGGTGCGCCCGCCCGTGGTGCTCGCACCGATGGCCGGGATCACCAACGCGCCGTTCCGGACGCTGTGCCGGGAGTTCTCGGGCGGCAAGGGGCTGTTCGTCAGCGAGATGATCACCACGCGGGCCCTGGTCGAGCGCAACGAGAAGACCATGCAGCTCATCCGCTTCGACGCGACGGAGACGCCGCGCTCGATCCAGCTGTACGGGGTCGACCCGGTCACCGTGGGCAAGGCCGTCCGCATGATCGCGGACGAGGGCCTGGCCGACCACATCGACCTCAACTTCGGCTGTCCCGTCCCCAAGGTCACCCGCAAGGGCGGCGGTTCGGCCCTCCCGTACAAGCGGCCCCTGCTGCGCGCGATCCTGCATGAGGCGGTGTCCAATGCAGGCGACCTGCCGGTCACCATGAAGATGCGCAAGGGCATCGACGACGGCCACCTCACCTACCTGGACGCGGGCCGTATCGCCGTGGAGGAGGGTGTGACGGCGATCGCCCTGCACGGCAGGACGGCCGCCCAGCACTACGGCGGCAGCGCCGACTGGGACGCCATCGCCCGCCTCAAGGAGCATGTCCCCGAGATCCCCGTCCTCGGCAACGGCGACATCTGGTCGGCGGACGACGCCCTGCGGATGGTTCGCGAGACCGGCTGCGACGGTGTGGTCGTGGGCCGCGGCTGTCTCGGCCGGCCGTGGATCTTCGGCGATCTGGTGGCGGCCTTCGAAGGTACGGGGGAGGTCGCCAGGCCCGCGCTCCGTGAGGTGGCCGGCGTCATGCGGCGGCACGCGGAGCTACTGGGGGAGTGGATCGGGGACGAGGCGCGCGGGGTGATCGACTTCCGTAAGCACGTGGCCTGGTATCTGAAGGGCTTCTCGGTCGGCTCCGAGCTGCGCAAGAAGCTGGCCGTCACCTCGTCCCTCGCCGAACTGGACGCGCTGCTGGGCGAGTTGAACCTGGACCAGCCGTGGCCGGACGGCGCCGACGGGCCGCGCGGGCGGACGTCGGGCAACAACCGGGTGGTCCTGCCCGACGGTTGGCTGAAGGACCCGTACGACCGCGCGGGCATCGGCGCGGAAGCGGAGCTGGACACCTCCGGCGGCTGA